The Miscanthus floridulus cultivar M001 chromosome 7, ASM1932011v1, whole genome shotgun sequence genome includes a region encoding these proteins:
- the LOC136463555 gene encoding NADPH-dependent pterin aldehyde reductase-like — MTAPKPGGGAAAAARAAAAGPRTVLITGVSRGLGRALALELARRGHAVVGCGRSAEHLRSLEAEITSPSRHFLTVADVRSDSSVAELAKAVVEKKQVPDIIVNNAGTINKNNKTWNVPAEDFDMVVDTNIKGTANVLRHFVPLMIEKRHGIIINLSSGWGRSAAAEVAPYCASKWAIEGLTRSLAKELPPGLAAIALSPGVVNTDMLTSCFGSSAALYQTTETWAPKAATMILSLSLDDNGASLTV; from the exons ATGACGGCGCCCAAGCCTGGAGGGGGAGCGGCGGctgcggcgcgggcggcggcggcggggcccaGGACGGTGCTCATCACGGGGGTCAGCAGGGGGCTGGGCCGGGCCCTGGCGCTCGAGCTCGCGCGTCGCGGGCACGCGGTGGTCGGCTGCGGCCGCTCCGCCGAGCACCTCCGCTCCCTCGAGGCAGAGATCACGTCCCCGTCGCGCCACTTCCTCACCGTCGCCGATGTA AGGTCTGACAGCAGTGTGGCCGAGCTGGCAAAGGCTGTTGTGGAAAAGAAGCAAGTTCCAGATATTATAG TAAACAATGCTGGTACAATAAATAAGAATAACAAGACATGGAATGTTCCAGCGGAAGATTTTGATATGGTGGTCGATACAAATATCAAGGGAACAGCAAATGTGCTTCGCCATTTCGTACCACTTATGATAGAGAAGAGACATGGGATTATAATCAATCTATCCTCTGGTTGGGGAAGATCTGCTGCTGCAGAG GTTGCTCCATATTGTGCTTCGAAGTGGGCGATTGAGGGCTTGACACGCTCGTTGGCTAAAGAGCTGCCTCCTGGATTGGCAGCCATTGCTCTTAGCCCTGGTGTCGTGAATACTGACATGCTTACTTCATGCTTTGGAAGCTCAGCTGCATTATATCAAACAACTGAAACATG GGCACCCAAGGCAGCTACAATGATACTAAGCCTTTCACTCGACGATAACGGTGCCTCCTTGACTGTATGA
- the LOC136463554 gene encoding two-component response regulator ORR2-like isoform X2: MEAGGEGEGKAAPVPAVRVLVVDDSPVDRKVVELLLRNHKGGAAPFHVTAVDSGKKAMEHLRLMGQESLDSSAAHANELTVDIVLTDYCMPEMTGYDLLKAIKALSSPNPIPVVVMSSENEPQRISRCLTAGAEDFILKPLKTKDVQCLRNCSNAARPPKDDAVADAHQCESLSSRKPRSDQMATPGHRSQLTGLTMVRNASSIEVSHYLQFLFKFVLLAYAVLCLSELLHRWFNGSVLSLWSA, encoded by the exons ATGGAagcaggaggagaaggagaagggaaggcggcgccggtGCCGGCGGTGAGGGTGCTGGTGGTGGACGACTCCCCCGTGGACCGCAAGGTCGTGGAGCTGCTGCTCCGCAACCACAAGGGCGGCGCCGCGCCATTCCACG TTACCGCCGTCGACAGCGGCAAGAAGGCAATGGAGCATCTCCGGCTGATGGGACAAGAGAGCCTGGATTCATCTGCCGCTCATGCTAAT GAGCTAACCGTTGACATCGTGCTCACTGACTACTGCATGCCGGAGATGACTGGCTACGACCTGCTCAAGGCCATCAAG GCGTTGAGCTCCCCTAATCCGATCCCGGTGGTGGTGATGTCGTCGGAGAACGAGCCCCAGAGGATCAGCAG ATGCTTAACAGCCGGCGCTGAGGATTTCATCCTCAAGCCCCTCAAGACCAAGGACGTGCAATGCCTGCGCAACTGTTCCAACGCTGCTAGACCACCCAAGGACGATGCCGTCGCGGACGCCCACCAGTGCGAGAGCTTGAGCAGCAGAAAGCCGCGGTCGGATCAGATGGCCACGCCTGGGCACAGATCACAACTGACAGGATTAACCATG GTGCGGAATGCCTCCAGCATTGAAGTCTCGCACTATTTGCAGTTCCTCTTCAAGTTCGTGCTGCTCGCGTACGCGGTGCTGTGCCTGAGCGAGCTCCTCCACAGATGGTTCAATGGCTCCGTCCTCTCCCTGTGGTCTGCATGA
- the LOC136463554 gene encoding two-component response regulator ORR2-like isoform X1: MEAGGEGEGKAAPVPAVRVLVVDDSPVDRKVVELLLRNHKGGAAPFHVTAVDSGKKAMEHLRLMGQESLDSSAAHANELTVDIVLTDYCMPEMTGYDLLKAIKALSSPNPIPVVVMSSENEPQRISSRCLTAGAEDFILKPLKTKDVQCLRNCSNAARPPKDDAVADAHQCESLSSRKPRSDQMATPGHRSQLTGLTMVRNASSIEVSHYLQFLFKFVLLAYAVLCLSELLHRWFNGSVLSLWSA; this comes from the exons ATGGAagcaggaggagaaggagaagggaaggcggcgccggtGCCGGCGGTGAGGGTGCTGGTGGTGGACGACTCCCCCGTGGACCGCAAGGTCGTGGAGCTGCTGCTCCGCAACCACAAGGGCGGCGCCGCGCCATTCCACG TTACCGCCGTCGACAGCGGCAAGAAGGCAATGGAGCATCTCCGGCTGATGGGACAAGAGAGCCTGGATTCATCTGCCGCTCATGCTAAT GAGCTAACCGTTGACATCGTGCTCACTGACTACTGCATGCCGGAGATGACTGGCTACGACCTGCTCAAGGCCATCAAG GCGTTGAGCTCCCCTAATCCGATCCCGGTGGTGGTGATGTCGTCGGAGAACGAGCCCCAGAGGATCAGCAG CAGATGCTTAACAGCCGGCGCTGAGGATTTCATCCTCAAGCCCCTCAAGACCAAGGACGTGCAATGCCTGCGCAACTGTTCCAACGCTGCTAGACCACCCAAGGACGATGCCGTCGCGGACGCCCACCAGTGCGAGAGCTTGAGCAGCAGAAAGCCGCGGTCGGATCAGATGGCCACGCCTGGGCACAGATCACAACTGACAGGATTAACCATG GTGCGGAATGCCTCCAGCATTGAAGTCTCGCACTATTTGCAGTTCCTCTTCAAGTTCGTGCTGCTCGCGTACGCGGTGCTGTGCCTGAGCGAGCTCCTCCACAGATGGTTCAATGGCTCCGTCCTCTCCCTGTGGTCTGCATGA